The following coding sequences are from one Hippopotamus amphibius kiboko isolate mHipAmp2 chromosome 9, mHipAmp2.hap2, whole genome shotgun sequence window:
- the EPHB4 gene encoding ephrin type-B receptor 4 isoform X1, which produces MELRALLCWASLAAALEETLLNTKLETADLKWVTFPQVEGQWEELSGLDEEQHSVRTYEVCDVQRAPGLAHWLRTGWVPRRGAVHVYATLRFTMLECLSLPRAGRSCKETFTVFYFESDADTATAHTPAWMENPYIKVDTVAAEHLTRKRPGAEATGKVNVKTLRLGPLTKAGFYLAFQDQGACMALLSLHLFYKKCAQLTVNLTRFPETVPRELVVPVAGSCVADAVPAPGPSPSLYCREDGQWAEQPVTGCSCAPGFEAAEGNTRCRACTQGTFKPQSGEGSCQPCPANSHSNTIGSPVCQCRIGYFRARADPRGAPCTTPPSAPRSVVSRLNGSALRLEWSAPLESGGREDLTYALRCRECRPGGSCTPCGGDLTFDPGPRDLVEPWVAIRGLRPDFTYTFEVTALNGVSSLASGPVPFEAVNVTTDREVPPPVSDIRVTRSSPSSLSLAWAVPRAPSGAVLDYEVKYHEKGAEGPSSVRFLKTSENRAELRGLKQGASYLVQVRARSEAGYGPFGQEHHSQTQLDENESWREQLALIAGTAVVGVVLVLVVIVIAVLCLRKQSNGREAEYSDKHGQYLIGHGTKVYIDPFTYEDPNEAVREFAKEIDVSYVKIEEVIGAGEFGEVCRGRLKAPGKKESCVAIKTLKGGYTERQRREFLSEASIMGQFEHPNIIRLEGVVTNSVPVMILTEFMENGALDSFLRLNDGQFTVIQLVGMLRGIASGMRYLAEMSYVHRDLAARNILVNSNLVCKVSDFGLSRFLEENSSDPTYTSSLGGKIPIRWTAPEAIAFRKFTSASDAWSYGIVMWEVMSFGERPYWDMSNQDVINAIEQDYRLPPPPDCPTSLHQLMLDCWQKDRNARPRFPQVVSALDKMIRNPASLKIVARENGGASHPLLDQRHPHYSAFGSVGEWLRAIKMGRYEESFAAAGFGSFELVSQISAEDLLRIGVTLAGHQKKILASVQHMKSQAKPGAPGGSGAPAPEY; this is translated from the exons ATGGAGCTCCGGGCTCTGCTCTGTTGGGCTTCGCTTGCAGCCGCTTTAGAAG AGACCCTACTGAACACAAAATTGGAAACTGCCGATCTGAAGTGGGTGACATTCCCTCAGGTGGAGGGACAG TGGGAGGAGCTGAGTGGCCTCGACGAGGAGCAGCACAGCGTTCGGACCTATGAGGTGTGCGACGTGCAGCGGGCCCCGGGCCTGGCCCACTGGCTGCGCACGGGCTGGGTCCCGCGCCGGGGCGCCGTGCACGTGTACGCCACGCTGCGCTTCACCATGCTGGAGTGCCTCTCCCTGCCGCGGGCCGGCCGCTCCTGCAAGGAGACCTTCACCGTCTTCTACTTCGAGAGCGACGCGGACACAGCCACAGCCCACACGCCAGCCTGGATGGAAAACCCCTACATCAAG GTGGACACCGTGGCTGCCGAGCACCTGACCCGGAAGCGCCCCGGGGCGGAGGCCACCGGGAAGGTGAACGTCAAGACGCTGCGTCTGGGCCCACTTACCAAGGCCGGCTTCTACCTGGCCTTCCAGGACCAGGGCGCCTGCATGGCCCTGCTGTCCCTGCACCTCTTCTACAAGAAGTGCGCCCAGCTGACCGTGAACCTCACGCGCTTCCCGGAGACCGTGCCTCGTGAGCTCGTGGTGCCCGTGGCGGGGAGCTGCGTGGCCGATGCCGTGCCtgcccctggccccagccccagcctctacTGCCGGGAGGACGGCCAGTGGGCGGAGCAGCCGGTCACGGGCTGCAGCTGCGCTCCGGGGTTTGAGGCTGCTGAGGGGAACACCAGGTGCCGAG CCTGTACTCAGGGCACCTTTAAGCCCCAGTCAGGGGAGGGGTCCTGCCAGCCATGCCCAGCCAACAGCCACTCCAACACCATTGGCTCGCCCGTCTGCCAGTGTCGCATCGGGTACTTCCGGGCCCGCGCAGACCCCCGGGGTGCACCCTGCACCA CCCCTCCGTCCGCCCCGAGAAGTGTGGTTTCCCGCCTGAACGGCTCCGCCCTGCGCCTGGAGTGGAGCGCCCCCCTCGAGTCAGGCGGCCGAGAGGACCTCACCTATGCGCTCCGATGTCGGGAGTGTCGCCCCGGGGGGTCCTGCACGCCCTGTGGGGGAGACCTGACCTTCGACCCCGGACCCCGGGACCTGGTGGAGCCCTGGGTGGCGATTCGTGGGCTGCGTCCTGACTTCACCTATACCTTCGAGGTCACCGCCTTGAACGGGGTGTCCTCCTTAGCCAGCGGGCCAGTCCCCTTTGAGGCTGTGAATGTCACCACCGACCGCGAGG TGCCACCCCCAGTGTCCGACATCCGGGTGACTCGGTCATCACCCAGCAGCTTGAGCCTGGCATGGGCGGTTCCCCGGGCACCCAGCGGGGCAGTGCTGGACTACGAGGTCAAGTATCACGAGAAG GGTGCAGAGGGCCCCAGCAGCGTGCGGTTCCTGAAGACGTCGGAGAACCGGGCAGAGCTGCGGGGACTGAAGCAGGGAGCCAGCTACCTGGTCCAGGTGCGGGCACGCTCTGAGGCCGGCTACGGGCCCTTCGGCCAGGAGCACCACAGCCAGACCCAGCTGGACG AGAATGAGAGCTGGCGGGAGCAGCTGGCCCTCATTGCAGGCACGGCGGTCGTGGGTGTGGTGCTGGTCCTCGTGGTCATCGTCATTGCCGTCCTCTGCCTCAG GAAGCAGAGCAATGGGAGAGAAGCTGAATACTCGGACAAACACGGACAGTATCTCATTGGGCACG GTACTAAGGTCTACATTGACCCCTTCACTTACGAAGACCCTAATGAGGCTGTGAGGGAATTCGCAAAAGAGATCGATGTCTCCTACGTCAAGATCGAAGAGGTGATTGGCGCAG GCGAGTTTGGGGAGGTGTGCCGGGGGCGGCTCAAGGCCCCCGGGAAGAAGGAGAGCTGCGTGGCCATCAAGACCCTGAAGGGCGGCTACACGGAGCGGCAGCGGCGGGAGTTCCTCAGCGAGGCGTCCATCATGGGCCAGTTCGAGCACCCCAACATCATCCGCCTGGAGGGCGTGGTCACCAACAGCGTGCCCGTCATGATCCTCACCGAGTTCATGGAGAATGGCGCCCTGGACTCCTTCCTGCGG CTGAACGATGGCCAGTTCACCGTCATCCAGCTCGTGGGCATGTTACGGGGCATCGCCTCAGGCATGCGGTACCTTGCTGAGATGAGTTACGTCCACCGAGACCTGGCCGCCCGCAACATCCTGGTCAACAGCAACCTTGTCTGCAAGGTTTCAGACTTTGGTCTCTCCCGATTCCTGGAGGAGAACTCTTCAGATCCCACCTACACAAGCTCTCTG GGAGGAAAGATTCCCATCCGATGGACTGCCCCAGAGGCCATCGCGTTTCGGAAGTTCACGTCTGCCAGTGATGCCTGGAGCTATGGGATTGTGATGTGGGAGGTCATGTCGTTTGGGGAACGGCCATACTGGGATATGAGCAATCAGGAT GTGATCAATGCCATTGAACAGGACTACCGGTTGCCCCCACCCCCGGACTGCCCCACCTCCCTGCACCAGCTCATGCTGGACTGTTGGCAGAAAGACCGGAATGCACGGCCTCGCTTCCCCCAGGTGGTCAGCGCCCTCGACAAGATGATCCGGAACCCTGCCAGCCTCAAAATAGTGGCCCGGGAGAACGGCGG GGCCTCGCACCCCCTCCTGGATCAGCGACATCCCCACTACTCAGCTTTTGGGTCTGTGGGCGAGTGGCTTCGAGCCATCAAGATGGGGAGATACGAAGAAAGTTTTGCAGCTGCTGGGTTTGGCTCTTTTGAGCTGGTCAGCCAGATCTCCGCTGA
- the EPHB4 gene encoding ephrin type-B receptor 4 isoform X2 produces the protein MELRALLCWASLAAALEETLLNTKLETADLKWVTFPQVEGQWEELSGLDEEQHSVRTYEVCDVQRAPGLAHWLRTGWVPRRGAVHVYATLRFTMLECLSLPRAGRSCKETFTVFYFESDADTATAHTPAWMENPYIKVDTVAAEHLTRKRPGAEATGKVNVKTLRLGPLTKAGFYLAFQDQGACMALLSLHLFYKKCAQLTVNLTRFPETVPRELVVPVAGSCVADAVPAPGPSPSLYCREDGQWAEQPVTGCSCAPGFEAAEGNTRCRACTQGTFKPQSGEGSCQPCPANSHSNTIGSPVCQCRIGYFRARADPRGAPCTTPPSAPRSVVSRLNGSALRLEWSAPLESGGREDLTYALRCRECRPGGSCTPCGGDLTFDPGPRDLVEPWVAIRGLRPDFTYTFEVTALNGVSSLASGPVPFEAVNVTTDREVPPPVSDIRVTRSSPSSLSLAWAVPRAPSGAVLDYEVKYHEKGAEGPSSVRFLKTSENRAELRGLKQGASYLVQVRARSEAGYGPFGQEHHSQTQLDENESWREQLALIAGTAVVGVVLVLVVIVIAVLCLRKQSNGREAEYSDKHGQYLIGHGTKVYIDPFTYEDPNEAVREFAKEIDVSYVKIEEVIGAGEFGEVCRGRLKAPGKKESCVAIKTLKGGYTERQRREFLSEASIMGQFEHPNIIRLEGVVTNSVPVMILTEFMENGALDSFLRLNDGQFTVIQLVGMLRGIASGMRYLAEMSYVHRDLAARNILVNSNLVCKVSDFGLSRFLEENSSDPTYTSSLGGKIPIRWTAPEAIAFRKFTSASDAWSYGIVMWEVMSFGERPYWDMSNQDVINAIEQDYRLPPPPDCPTSLHQLMLDCWQKDRNARPRFPQVVSALDKMIRNPASLKIVARENGGDLLRIGVTLAGHQKKILASVQHMKSQAKPGAPGGSGAPAPEY, from the exons ATGGAGCTCCGGGCTCTGCTCTGTTGGGCTTCGCTTGCAGCCGCTTTAGAAG AGACCCTACTGAACACAAAATTGGAAACTGCCGATCTGAAGTGGGTGACATTCCCTCAGGTGGAGGGACAG TGGGAGGAGCTGAGTGGCCTCGACGAGGAGCAGCACAGCGTTCGGACCTATGAGGTGTGCGACGTGCAGCGGGCCCCGGGCCTGGCCCACTGGCTGCGCACGGGCTGGGTCCCGCGCCGGGGCGCCGTGCACGTGTACGCCACGCTGCGCTTCACCATGCTGGAGTGCCTCTCCCTGCCGCGGGCCGGCCGCTCCTGCAAGGAGACCTTCACCGTCTTCTACTTCGAGAGCGACGCGGACACAGCCACAGCCCACACGCCAGCCTGGATGGAAAACCCCTACATCAAG GTGGACACCGTGGCTGCCGAGCACCTGACCCGGAAGCGCCCCGGGGCGGAGGCCACCGGGAAGGTGAACGTCAAGACGCTGCGTCTGGGCCCACTTACCAAGGCCGGCTTCTACCTGGCCTTCCAGGACCAGGGCGCCTGCATGGCCCTGCTGTCCCTGCACCTCTTCTACAAGAAGTGCGCCCAGCTGACCGTGAACCTCACGCGCTTCCCGGAGACCGTGCCTCGTGAGCTCGTGGTGCCCGTGGCGGGGAGCTGCGTGGCCGATGCCGTGCCtgcccctggccccagccccagcctctacTGCCGGGAGGACGGCCAGTGGGCGGAGCAGCCGGTCACGGGCTGCAGCTGCGCTCCGGGGTTTGAGGCTGCTGAGGGGAACACCAGGTGCCGAG CCTGTACTCAGGGCACCTTTAAGCCCCAGTCAGGGGAGGGGTCCTGCCAGCCATGCCCAGCCAACAGCCACTCCAACACCATTGGCTCGCCCGTCTGCCAGTGTCGCATCGGGTACTTCCGGGCCCGCGCAGACCCCCGGGGTGCACCCTGCACCA CCCCTCCGTCCGCCCCGAGAAGTGTGGTTTCCCGCCTGAACGGCTCCGCCCTGCGCCTGGAGTGGAGCGCCCCCCTCGAGTCAGGCGGCCGAGAGGACCTCACCTATGCGCTCCGATGTCGGGAGTGTCGCCCCGGGGGGTCCTGCACGCCCTGTGGGGGAGACCTGACCTTCGACCCCGGACCCCGGGACCTGGTGGAGCCCTGGGTGGCGATTCGTGGGCTGCGTCCTGACTTCACCTATACCTTCGAGGTCACCGCCTTGAACGGGGTGTCCTCCTTAGCCAGCGGGCCAGTCCCCTTTGAGGCTGTGAATGTCACCACCGACCGCGAGG TGCCACCCCCAGTGTCCGACATCCGGGTGACTCGGTCATCACCCAGCAGCTTGAGCCTGGCATGGGCGGTTCCCCGGGCACCCAGCGGGGCAGTGCTGGACTACGAGGTCAAGTATCACGAGAAG GGTGCAGAGGGCCCCAGCAGCGTGCGGTTCCTGAAGACGTCGGAGAACCGGGCAGAGCTGCGGGGACTGAAGCAGGGAGCCAGCTACCTGGTCCAGGTGCGGGCACGCTCTGAGGCCGGCTACGGGCCCTTCGGCCAGGAGCACCACAGCCAGACCCAGCTGGACG AGAATGAGAGCTGGCGGGAGCAGCTGGCCCTCATTGCAGGCACGGCGGTCGTGGGTGTGGTGCTGGTCCTCGTGGTCATCGTCATTGCCGTCCTCTGCCTCAG GAAGCAGAGCAATGGGAGAGAAGCTGAATACTCGGACAAACACGGACAGTATCTCATTGGGCACG GTACTAAGGTCTACATTGACCCCTTCACTTACGAAGACCCTAATGAGGCTGTGAGGGAATTCGCAAAAGAGATCGATGTCTCCTACGTCAAGATCGAAGAGGTGATTGGCGCAG GCGAGTTTGGGGAGGTGTGCCGGGGGCGGCTCAAGGCCCCCGGGAAGAAGGAGAGCTGCGTGGCCATCAAGACCCTGAAGGGCGGCTACACGGAGCGGCAGCGGCGGGAGTTCCTCAGCGAGGCGTCCATCATGGGCCAGTTCGAGCACCCCAACATCATCCGCCTGGAGGGCGTGGTCACCAACAGCGTGCCCGTCATGATCCTCACCGAGTTCATGGAGAATGGCGCCCTGGACTCCTTCCTGCGG CTGAACGATGGCCAGTTCACCGTCATCCAGCTCGTGGGCATGTTACGGGGCATCGCCTCAGGCATGCGGTACCTTGCTGAGATGAGTTACGTCCACCGAGACCTGGCCGCCCGCAACATCCTGGTCAACAGCAACCTTGTCTGCAAGGTTTCAGACTTTGGTCTCTCCCGATTCCTGGAGGAGAACTCTTCAGATCCCACCTACACAAGCTCTCTG GGAGGAAAGATTCCCATCCGATGGACTGCCCCAGAGGCCATCGCGTTTCGGAAGTTCACGTCTGCCAGTGATGCCTGGAGCTATGGGATTGTGATGTGGGAGGTCATGTCGTTTGGGGAACGGCCATACTGGGATATGAGCAATCAGGAT GTGATCAATGCCATTGAACAGGACTACCGGTTGCCCCCACCCCCGGACTGCCCCACCTCCCTGCACCAGCTCATGCTGGACTGTTGGCAGAAAGACCGGAATGCACGGCCTCGCTTCCCCCAGGTGGTCAGCGCCCTCGACAAGATGATCCGGAACCCTGCCAGCCTCAAAATAGTGGCCCGGGAGAACGGCGG